A section of the Coriobacteriia bacterium genome encodes:
- the rpmC gene encoding 50S ribosomal protein L29: protein MNATEIKGLADAELAQKLKDTRAELFNLRFQLATGQLDNTGRIAIVKKDIARLHTELRARELSAQREAAAS, encoded by the coding sequence ATGAACGCAACAGAGATCAAGGGTCTGGCCGACGCAGAGTTGGCTCAGAAGCTGAAGGACACCCGCGCCGAGCTGTTCAACCTGAGGTTCCAGCTCGCAACGGGTCAGCTCGACAACACCGGTCGCATCGCGATCGTGAAGAAGGACATCGCGCGCCTGCACACTGAGCTGCGCGCCCGCGAGCTTAGCGCCCAGCGCGAAGCGGCCGCGTCGTAA
- the rplP gene encoding 50S ribosomal protein L16: MLLPKRVKHRKVQRGSRKGIAKGGTQVHFGEYGLKALEAAWITNRQIEAARIAMTRYMKRGGKVWINIFPDKPITQKPAETRMGSGKGNPEKWVAVVKPGRVMFELSGVPEEVAKEALRLAAHKLPIKTKFVTRGDSGGEA; encoded by the coding sequence ATGCTCCTGCCGAAGCGAGTTAAGCACCGCAAGGTGCAGCGTGGTTCCCGCAAGGGTATCGCCAAGGGCGGAACGCAGGTCCATTTCGGCGAGTACGGCCTCAAGGCCCTCGAAGCCGCTTGGATCACGAACCGCCAGATTGAGGCGGCCCGTATTGCGATGACCCGTTACATGAAGCGTGGCGGTAAGGTCTGGATCAACATCTTCCCGGACAAGCCGATCACGCAGAAGCCGGCCGAGACCCGCATGGGCTCGGGCAAGGGTAACCCCGAGAAGTGGGTTGCCGTCGTCAAGCCGGGCCGTGTCATGTTCGAGCTCTCGGGTGTTCCTGAGGAAGTAGCGAAGGAAGCCCTGAGACTGGCGGCTCATAAGCTGCCGATCAAGACCAAGTTTGTTACCCGTGGCGATTCAGGCGGGGAGGCGTAG
- the rpsC gene encoding 30S ribosomal protein S3 translates to MGQKVMPIGLRLGITENWRSRWYAGKDYAKTLESDLKVRAYLGKRLRRAALSKIDIERKGDKTIVELWTARPGIVIGKKGAEVDVLRKELEKITGGTVAVNIVEIKRPELDATLIAQSVAEQLEGRVAFRRAMRKAVTSATKSGALGIRIQCSGRLGGAEMGRREWYREGRVPLHTLRAKIDYGTAVARTSMGACGVKVWVYHGEVLPGQDAPNPALEGARSSRGRRGEGR, encoded by the coding sequence ATGGGACAGAAAGTAATGCCGATCGGCCTGCGTCTAGGCATCACGGAGAACTGGCGCTCGCGCTGGTACGCCGGCAAGGACTACGCGAAGACGCTCGAGAGCGACCTCAAGGTTCGCGCATATCTCGGCAAGCGTCTTCGCCGTGCGGCCCTGAGCAAGATCGATATCGAGCGCAAGGGTGACAAGACGATCGTCGAGCTGTGGACCGCCCGTCCCGGCATCGTCATCGGCAAGAAGGGCGCCGAGGTCGACGTGCTCCGCAAGGAGCTCGAGAAGATCACCGGTGGCACCGTTGCCGTCAACATCGTCGAGATCAAGCGCCCGGAGCTCGATGCGACTCTGATCGCTCAGAGCGTCGCCGAGCAGCTCGAAGGTCGCGTGGCGTTCCGTCGCGCGATGCGCAAGGCAGTGACGTCGGCCACCAAGAGCGGGGCTCTCGGTATCCGGATCCAGTGCTCGGGTCGCCTCGGCGGCGCCGAGATGGGTCGCCGCGAGTGGTACCGCGAGGGTCGCGTGCCGCTGCACACGCTACGCGCCAAGATCGACTACGGCACCGCCGTCGCCAGGACGTCCATGGGCGCCTGCGGCGTGAAGGTATGGGTGTACCACGGCGAGGTTCTGCCTGGCCAGGATGCCCCGAATCCGGCTCTCGAGGGCGCGCGCTCGTCGCGTGGCCGTCGCGGTGAAGGGAGATAG
- the rplV gene encoding 50S ribosomal protein L22 encodes MEAKAVARYVRVSPRKARLLVDLIRGKSVADAQAILKFSPRAAAEIVEKVLNSAVANAERNLHIKADELFVGSTFVDEGPTLKRIQPRAMGRAFRINKRTSHITVVVKQREGA; translated from the coding sequence ATGGAAGCCAAGGCAGTTGCACGCTACGTGCGGGTAAGCCCGCGCAAGGCACGGCTGTTGGTCGATCTCATCCGCGGCAAGTCCGTCGCAGATGCGCAGGCGATTCTGAAGTTCTCGCCTCGAGCAGCAGCCGAGATCGTAGAGAAGGTTCTCAATAGCGCGGTGGCCAATGCGGAGCGCAACCTCCACATCAAGGCCGACGAGCTGTTCGTCGGGAGCACCTTCGTAGACGAGGGTCCGACCCTCAAGCGTATCCAGCCGCGGGCCATGGGCCGCGCGTTCCGGATCAACAAGCGCACCAGCCACATCACCGTCGTCGTCAAGCAGCGAGAGGGGGCGTAG
- the rpsS gene encoding 30S ribosomal protein S19 has product MSRSLKKGPFVQPRLLERIHAMNEVGEKKVIKTWSRSSTIFPEMVGHTIAVHDGRKHVPVYVTESMVGHKLGEFSPTRTFRGHKASDKKGKR; this is encoded by the coding sequence GTGAGCAGAAGCCTCAAGAAGGGCCCGTTCGTCCAGCCTCGCCTACTCGAGCGTATCCACGCGATGAACGAGGTCGGCGAGAAGAAGGTCATCAAGACGTGGTCGCGTTCGTCCACCATCTTCCCGGAGATGGTCGGCCACACGATCGCCGTGCACGACGGCCGCAAGCACGTCCCGGTGTACGTCACCGAATCGATGGTTGGTCACAAGCTCGGCGAGTTCTCGCCGACACGTACCTTCCGCGGTCACAAGGCCTCGGACAAGAAGGGCAAGAGGTAG
- the rplB gene encoding 50S ribosomal protein L2 produces the protein MGLKQYKPTSPGRRFQTVSDFKEITCTTPEKSLLEPLPKKGGRNNNGRITTRHQGGGHKRRYRVIDFKRKKDVVPAKVATIEYDPNRSARIALLHYADGEKRYILAPKGLTVGDTVTSGPGSDIKPGNTLALSDIPVGTVVHAVELQPGKGAALARSAGTSIQLMGKEGDYAILRMPSSEMRRVLVTCRATIGEVGNAEHGNIKIGKAGRARWMGIRPTVRGTAMNPVDHPHGGGEGKNKSAGRHPVTPWGVPTKGHRTRSKKKASSRLIIRRRKK, from the coding sequence ATGGGACTGAAGCAGTACAAGCCGACCTCCCCGGGACGGCGATTCCAGACGGTGTCCGACTTCAAGGAGATCACGTGCACCACTCCTGAGAAGTCGCTTCTGGAGCCGCTGCCCAAGAAGGGTGGTCGCAACAACAACGGCCGCATCACCACGCGGCACCAGGGCGGCGGGCACAAGCGCCGCTACCGCGTGATTGACTTCAAGCGCAAGAAGGACGTCGTGCCGGCCAAGGTCGCCACGATCGAGTACGACCCGAACCGCTCGGCGCGTATCGCTTTGCTGCACTACGCCGATGGCGAGAAGCGCTACATCCTGGCGCCGAAGGGCCTCACGGTCGGCGATACCGTCACGAGTGGCCCGGGTTCCGACATCAAGCCGGGCAACACGCTCGCGCTGTCGGACATCCCGGTCGGTACCGTGGTCCACGCGGTCGAGCTCCAGCCCGGTAAGGGTGCGGCGCTCGCTCGCTCTGCAGGAACGTCCATCCAGCTGATGGGCAAGGAGGGCGACTACGCGATCCTGCGTATGCCGTCGTCCGAGATGCGTCGCGTGCTCGTGACCTGCCGCGCCACCATCGGCGAGGTCGGTAATGCCGAGCATGGCAACATCAAGATCGGTAAGGCCGGTCGTGCCCGTTGGATGGGCATTCGCCCGACCGTCCGTGGTACCGCCATGAACCCGGTCGACCACCCGCACGGTGGCGGCGAGGGCAAGAACAAGTCGGCCGGTCGTCACCCGGTCACCCCGTGGGGCGTGCCGACGAAGGGTCACCGTACCCGCAGCAAGAAGAAGGCCTCGAGCCGTCTGATCATCCGCCGCCGTAAGAAGTAG
- the rplW gene encoding 50S ribosomal protein L23 has product MYDPRDIIIRPVISEKSYDMIALNRYTFEVAKTASKPQIAQAVTDIFGVTVTSVNTMNVTGKPRRVRVAKGKTRDWKKAVVTLKEGDSIEFFQAH; this is encoded by the coding sequence ATGTACGATCCCCGCGATATCATCATCCGCCCGGTCATCTCGGAGAAGTCCTACGACATGATCGCGCTGAACCGCTACACCTTCGAGGTCGCCAAGACCGCGAGCAAGCCTCAGATCGCTCAGGCTGTGACCGATATCTTCGGTGTCACGGTCACGAGCGTGAACACGATGAACGTCACCGGCAAGCCGCGTCGCGTGCGCGTTGCCAAAGGCAAGACGCGTGACTGGAAGAAGGCCGTTGTCACCCTGAAAGAGGGAGACTCGATCGAGTTCTTCCAGGCCCACTAG
- the rplD gene encoding 50S ribosomal protein L4 yields the protein MAKIEIKDASGKKVGSADLADGVFGIEPNTFAVHQVVRSQQASRRAGTHSTLTRGRVSGGGKKPWRQKGTGRARQGSTRSPQWAGGGVVFGPHPRSYAFKVPNKVVKLAMRSALSAKLADEALYVIDGFTFEKPSTKQAEAIIKSLDIKGRFTVVIENDDINTYLSFRNLPKARVIFASESNTYDLVDNAALIFAKPALTWLEGVLS from the coding sequence ATGGCCAAGATCGAAATCAAGGACGCAAGCGGCAAGAAGGTCGGTTCCGCCGATCTCGCCGACGGCGTCTTCGGCATCGAGCCGAACACGTTCGCAGTACACCAGGTGGTGCGCAGCCAGCAGGCGTCGCGCCGAGCAGGCACGCACAGCACTCTCACCCGCGGCCGGGTTTCCGGCGGTGGCAAGAAGCCGTGGCGCCAGAAGGGCACCGGTCGCGCCCGCCAGGGTTCGACGCGTTCCCCGCAGTGGGCGGGCGGCGGCGTGGTCTTCGGACCGCATCCGCGCAGCTACGCCTTCAAGGTTCCGAACAAGGTTGTGAAGCTCGCGATGCGCTCGGCGCTCTCCGCCAAGCTCGCCGACGAGGCGCTCTACGTGATTGACGGCTTCACGTTCGAGAAGCCCTCCACCAAGCAGGCCGAGGCGATCATCAAGTCCCTCGACATCAAGGGCCGCTTCACCGTGGTCATCGAGAACGACGACATCAACACCTACCTGTCGTTCCGCAACCTGCCCAAGGCCCGCGTGATCTTCGCATCGGAGTCCAACACGTACGATCTCGTGGACAACGCCGCGCTGATCTTCGCCAAGCCGGCCCTTACGTGGCTCGAGGGGGTGCTGTCCTAA
- the rplC gene encoding 50S ribosomal protein L3 has product MVTTILGRKLGMTQVWSEDDKLLPVTVIEAGPCVVTQVKTDKRDGYRAVQIGFGDIKESKVNKPMAGHFAKGKVEAKKHLAEVRLAEGDDLKIGQTITVEALEGAKHVHVTGTSKGKGFAGVMKRYNFKGGPGGHGSHFHRAPGSVGQCATPSRVFKGLKLPGHMGSETVTVKNLDVVKIDAEQNLLIVKGAVPGAKGALLTIRMA; this is encoded by the coding sequence ATGGTTACGACGATACTCGGCCGCAAGCTGGGCATGACGCAGGTATGGAGCGAGGACGACAAGCTCCTGCCGGTCACCGTGATCGAAGCGGGCCCGTGCGTGGTCACACAGGTCAAGACCGACAAGCGCGACGGCTACCGTGCCGTGCAGATCGGTTTTGGCGACATCAAGGAGTCCAAGGTCAACAAGCCGATGGCCGGCCACTTTGCCAAGGGCAAGGTCGAGGCCAAGAAGCATCTCGCCGAGGTTCGCCTCGCTGAGGGCGATGACCTGAAGATCGGCCAGACCATTACGGTCGAGGCCCTCGAAGGCGCCAAGCACGTTCACGTCACCGGCACGAGCAAGGGTAAGGGCTTCGCCGGTGTCATGAAGCGCTACAACTTCAAGGGTGGTCCGGGTGGACACGGTTCGCACTTCCACCGTGCGCCGGGTTCCGTCGGTCAGTGCGCCACCCCGTCCCGCGTGTTCAAGGGGCTCAAGCTCCCGGGCCACATGGGTTCGGAGACGGTCACGGTCAAGAATCTCGACGTCGTCAAGATCGACGCCGAGCAGAATCTGCTCATCGTGAAGGGCGCCGTCCCCGGCGCCAAGGGCGCGCTGCTGACCATTCGTATGGCCTAA
- the rpsJ gene encoding 30S ribosomal protein S10, which yields MANQKIRIRLKGYDHEIVDQSTKLIVDTAQKTGAKVSGPIPLPTERSLYCVIRSPHVNKDSREQFEMKTHKRLIDILEPTPKTVDSLMRLDLPAGVDIEIKL from the coding sequence TTGGCGAACCAGAAGATCAGGATCCGCCTCAAGGGCTACGACCACGAGATCGTGGATCAGTCCACGAAGCTGATCGTGGATACGGCGCAGAAGACGGGCGCGAAGGTGTCGGGACCGATCCCGCTGCCGACCGAGCGCAGCCTCTACTGCGTCATCCGCTCGCCGCACGTGAACAAGGACAGCCGCGAGCAGTTCGAGATGAAGACGCACAAGCGCCTCATCGACATTCTCGAGCCCACGCCCAAGACGGTCGACTCGCTCATGCGTCTCGACCTTCCGGCCGGCGTGGATATCGAGATCAAGCTCTAG